From one Lycium ferocissimum isolate CSIRO_LF1 chromosome 5, AGI_CSIRO_Lferr_CH_V1, whole genome shotgun sequence genomic stretch:
- the LOC132057354 gene encoding ACT domain-containing protein ACR10 — protein MGILYDDVVLLKHSEREGEPTVITVNCPDKTGLGSDLCRIILFFGLTIVRVDVSTDGIWCYVVFWVVGTPNTRWNLLKKRLVEACPSCSSASGISYYLAELQSPGPPDVFLLTFCCYDRRGLLHDVTAVLSELELTIKKVKISTTPDGKVMDLFFITDTRELLHTKKRQDDTRYQLKSVLGDAMISCDIEMVGSEITGRSQGPSFLPQEIAEDMFSFEILHEHQSRSLACNKASITVDNLLSPGHTLIQIVCQDQKGLLYDIMRTLKDYNIQISYGRFTSKTKTVCELDLFIVQADGKKIVDPSKLNALCSRLQMELCRPLRVALMNRGPDAELLVANPVELSGKGRPLVFYDITLALKMLNIGIFSAEIGRYLVGDREWEIYRVLLDEGNGSGPPRNKIEEAVWKMFMGWQ, from the exons ATGGGAATTTTGTATGATGATGTTGTGTTATTGAAGCATTCTGAAAGAGAAGGTGAACCAACTGTGATTACTGTTAATTGTCCTGATAAGACTGGTTTAGGCTCTGATCTTTGTAGAATCATTCTCTTCTTTGGTCTCACTATTGTTAGAGTTG ATGTATCTACCGATGGAATATGGTGTTACGTAGTGTTTTGGGTGGTGGGAACACCAAACACAAGGTGGAATTTGTTAAAGAAGAGACTTGTGGAAGCTTGTCCGTCTTGTTCTTCTGCCTCCGGAATATCATATTATCTTGCTGAGTTACAGTCGCCAGGGCCTCCTGATGTATTCCTCTTGACGTTCTGTTGCTACGATCGAAGGGGCCTTTTGCATG ATGTGACGGCGGTACTTTCCGAGCTGGAGCTTACAATAAAGAAGGTGAAGATATCCACTACTCCAGATGGAAAAGTGATGGACCTGTTCTTCATCACTGACACAAG AGAACTTCTACATACAAAGAAGAGACAAGACGATACACGTTACCAGTTGAAATCCGTTCTCGGTGACGCCATGATTAGTTGCGACATAGAAATGGTCGGCTCCGAAATCACCGGGCGTTCTCAAGGGCCATCATTCCTTCCGCAAGAAATTGCCGAAGACATGTTTAGCTTTGAAATACTTCATGAGCACCAGAGTAGATCTCTCGCTTGCAATAAAGCGTCTATCACCGTGGATAATTTGTTGAGCCCTGGTCATACTCTCATCCAGATTGTTTGCCAAGATCAAAAAGGTCTTCTGTATGACATAATGAGGACACTGAAAGATTACAATATTCAG ATATCATATGGACGGTTCACTTCAAAAACTAAAACAGTATGTGAGCTCGACTTGTTCATAGTGCAAGCTGATGGCAAGAAAATAGTCGACCCTAGCAAGCTGAACGCTTTGTGCTCGCGTCTTCAAATGGAACTATGTCGCCCTCTCAGAGTGGCATTGATGAACCGAGGTCCTGATGCAGAATTACTGGTAGCGAACCCCGTAGAGTTATCGGGGAAGGGTCGACCACTCGTCTTTTATGACATTACACTGGCTCTCAAGATGCTCAATATTGGCATCTTTTCG GCTGAAATAGGGAGATATCTGGTTGGTGATCGAGAATGGGAAATTTATCGGGTCTTACTGGACGAAGGGAACGGTTCTGGTCCCCCAAGGAACAAGATTGAGGAAGCTGTTTGGAAGATGTTTATGGGTTGGCAGTAA
- the LOC132058536 gene encoding uncharacterized protein LOC132058536, with amino-acid sequence MEDPKKLEEGFGNHKKHISEEVIDITSHQGSKLDKKVDNNQDLVSHENEQQILDEPLEQEEEQSPIKQKSRRIATLDAFRGLTIVLMILVDDAGGAYARIDHSPWNGCTLADFVMPFFLFIVGVAIALALKRVPKVSAAIRKVTLRTLKLLFWGIILQGGYSHAPYDLAYGVDMKLIRWCGILQRIALVYLIVALIEILTTKLRPTTLTPGHFSIFTAYKWQWLGGFVAFVVYMTTMYGLYVPDWNFLVHHEDSSERYTVKCGMRGHLGPACNAVGYVDRQVWGINHLYNQPVWARSKACTLSYPASGPFRDNAPSWCLAPFEPEGLLSSISAIMSGTIGIHYGHVLIHFKGHGERIKQWVSLGFSLLILAFILHFTDAIPLNKQLYSFSYVCFTAGAAGIVFSGFYILIDVLGLRLPFLWLEWIGMNAMLIFVLGAQGIFAGFINGWFFKNEDNNLVNWIQHHVFFDVWKSERVGTLLYVIFAEITFWAVLAGILHRLGIYWKL; translated from the exons ATGGAGGATCCCAAGAAGTTAGAAGAAGGATTTGGCAATCATAAGAAACATATTAGCGAAGAAGTAATTGATATTACTAGCCATCAAGGAAGCAAATTAGATAAGAAAGTTGATAATAATCAAGATTTGGTTAGCCATGAAAATGAGCAACAAATATTGGACGAGCCATTGgaacaagaagaagaacaatcTCCTATTAAGCAAAAGAGCAGAAGGATTGCAACATTGGATGCATTTAGAGGCCTCACTATAGTG TTGATGATATTGGTAGATGATGCTGGAGGAGCATATGCACGTATTGATCATTCACCATGGAATGGTTGCACATTGGCTGATTTTGTAATGccattttttctctttattgttggtgttgcaattgctCTTGCCTTAAAG AGAGTTCCAAAGGTTAGTGCTGCAATTAGAAAAGTAACACTAAGGACATTGAAGCTTCTCTTTTGGGGAATTATTTTACAAG GAGGATACTCCCATGCACCATATGATCTAGCTTATGGAGTGGACATGAAATTAATCAGATGGTGTGGTATTCTACAG AGAATAGCCTTGGTGTACTTGATAGTGGCTCTAATAGAGATTTTAACTACCAAGCTGAGGCCAACAACTTTAACCCCTGGTCATTTCTCAATTTTCACTGCCTATAAATGGCAATG GCTCGGAGGATTCGTCGCATTCGTTGTTTACATGACAACAATGTATGGTCTCTATGTTCCTGACTGGAATTTTCTGGTGCACCATGAAGATAGTTCAGAAAGATACACT GTAAAATGTGGGATGAGAGGTCATTTAGGACCTGCCTGCAATGCAGTAGGTTATGTGGATCGGCAAGTATGGGGTATCAATCATCTCTATAATCAACCTGTTTGGGCGCGTTCGAAG GCATGCACATTGAGTTATCCAGCTTCAGGTCCATTTCGTGACAATGCTCCCAGCTGGTGTCTCGCTCCATTTGAACCTGAAGGTTTGCTGAG TTCAATTTCAGCTATCATGTCTGGAACCATTGGCATACATTATGGACATGTATTGATTCATTTTAAG GGTCATGGTGAGAGGATAAAACAATGGGTTTCACTGGGATTTAGTTTACTCATCCTAGCCTTTATTCTTCATTTCACAGACG CAATTCCTCTAAACAAGCAATTATACAGTTTTAGCTATGTTTGTTTCACTGCTGGTGCTGCTGGAATTGTATTTTCCGGATTCTATATACTG attGATGTTTTGGGACTGAGACTGCCATTCTTGTGGCTGGAATGGATTGGAATGAATGCAATGCTGATATTTGTGTTGGGAGCACAAGGCATCTTTGCTGGTTTCATTAATGGATGGTTTTTCAAGAATGAAGATAACAACCTT GTAAATTGGATTCAACATCATGTATTCTTTGATGTGTGGAAATCAGAAAGAGTGGGAACTTTATTGTATGTGATATTTGCTGAGATTACATTCTGGGCAGTGCTTGCTGGGATTTTGCATAGACTTGGTATCTATTGGAAACTATAA